The Candidatus Omnitrophota bacterium genomic interval CAACTCGGGGAAAACCACGGTGTTCAATGCCTTAACCGGTTCCCGCCAGCATGTAGGCAATTATCCCGGGGTAACTGTAGAAAAAAAAGAAGGGGTTTTAAAATATAAAGGCTATGAAATAAACGTAGTTGACCTTCCCGGGATCTATAGCCTGACCGCTTACTCTATTGACGAGATTGTTACCCGCAATTTCATAGTAGAGGAAAAGCCGGATGTAGTAATTGATATTATCGATACTTCTAATCTGGAGAGGAACCTCTATTTAGCTACCCAGCTTATGGAGTTAAATGTGCCTTTGGTTCTCGCCTTTAATATGGCGGATGTAGCCAAGCGCCGGGGATTAGAAATAGACAGAAAGATGCTTTCTAAACTTTTAGGATGCCCGATTGTTTTTACTGTAGCCACAAAACAAAACGGGATAGATGAACTTTTAGAAGAAACGCTTAAGCTAGCCGAAACTGGAATTAGCTCAGAAAAAGTTACTGTGGGCTATGGCCGGGAGATCCGGGAAGAGATAGAAAAATTAGAGAATATCTTTAAGGAAGATAAGAAATTGACGGAAAAATATCCTTTGCAGTGGCTGGCGTTAAAGTTACTGGAGGATGATGGCGAGGTTGCAAAGAGAATAAACAAAAGCCCGTATGCTGCTCAAGTTTTAGAGCAGACAGAAAAGAGCATTACTCACCTGAAAAACATCTTTGGCGACAATCCCGAGGCAGTAATCGCTGAAAGAAGATACGGATTTATCAGCGGCGCCTGCAGTGAAGCTGTTAAAAGGACATACGAGGTGCGTCATACAATTTCTGATTGGATAGACAAAGTCCTGGTTAACCGGATTTTGGGGCTGCCGATTTTTTTAGGCCTGGCCTGGCTGATGTTTAAATTTACCTTTCAGGTTAGCGAGCCCTTAATGGGCTGGGTTGAGGCCGGACAGGAGTGGTTGGGCTCCTTAGCCGGAGGATTACTGCCCGAGGCAAGCGCGGTTCAATCACTGGTAGTTGATGGAGTTATTGGCGGAGTAGGGAGTGTGCTTATTTTTGTGCCGATAATATTCTTATTGTTTTTGGCGATGGCCCTCTTAGAAGATTCCGGCTATATGGCCCGGGTCGCTTTTATTATGGACAGGCTTATGCACAAAATAGGCCTGCACGGCCGTTCGTTTATCCCGATGCTCCTGGGCTTTGGCTGTAACCTGCCGGCGATTATGGCTACCCGGACTATAAATGACAGAAAAGACAGGCTGGTGACTATCCTGGTTAATCCTTTTATGAGCTGTGGGGCAAGGCTTCCGGTTTATGCTTTATTTATCGGCGCATTTTTTCCTGAGAGAATAGGCGGTAACGTGTTATTTTCTCTTTATATCCTGGGGATGGCCGTGGCCGTTATAATGGCCAAAATATTTCGTAAGTATCTGTTTAAAGGCCCGGCAAGCCCGTTCGTAATGGAACTTCCGCCTTACAGGGTGCCGACGCTAAAAGGGCTGATTATTCATATGTGGGAAAGAGGAGTGGTTTACTTAAAAAAGGCGGGCACGGTTATCTTTGTCGGTTGTGTCCTGGTCTGGTTTTTGAGCAACTTTCCCTGGCAGCCGGAGTATTCTAAGGATTACGATGCCCTGGTTGAAAAGGCAGGCAGCAACCAGGAACTTATATCCCGGATAGAAAACGAAAAGGCATTTGAGAAAATGGGAAAAAGCTATGCCGGCAGTATTGGGCGGGCAGTAGCCCCGGTATTTAAGCCCTTAGGTTTTGATGATTGGAAGTTGTCGGTAGGTTTGCTGGGAGGGTTTATTGCCAAAGAAATAGTCGTTGGCACGCTAGGGACGCTTCATTCTGTTGGTGAAGCCGATGAAGAGTCTACAGGGTTACGCCAGGCGCTTCAGAAGCAAACCCGGGCTGACGGCAGTAAAATGTACAGCCCCCTGGTTGCTTATAGCGTTATGGTTTTTGTTCTTCTTTACCTGCCTTGTGTAGCCGTGCTTGGGGTGATAAGAAGAGAGACAAATTCCTGGCGCTGGCCTTTGTTTGTCGTATTTTATACCACGACCCTGGCCTGGGCAGCGGCTTTTATTGTTTATCAGGGAGGAAGGATGTTGGGGTTAGGATAGCAGTGGATCACAATAACAGGTGAAGGTAATTTTTTTTGAAACATAATTGCAACTGCAATGCAATTGCAATCACAACGCGGAAAAAAGGGAGGTTAGCAATGAAATTTTTATTTGGTATTCGGCTGGGATTTTTATCCGGGGCGATATTCGTCTGTCTACTTAGTTTAACTATTTTTAGTCAGGCAGAAGCCCGGGGGCAGGTAGAAATATGGGAGGAAACAGGGGCTCAAGAGGAGGAAAAAGGATTTAATTTAGGCCAGGTTGTAATCACCGCTACTAAAACCGAACACACCTTAGGCGATGTGCCGGTGGCAGTAAGCGTGGTTACTTCTGAAGAGATCGAGGCCAAAAACATCAAAACAGTGCAGGATGCTTTGACATATTTGACAGGGGTAAAAATTAATAAGTCTTCCAGCGGCTGGGGTGACAAAGGAAAAATCCAAATTCAGGGCCTGGACGCAAAGCATACCTTAATCTTGGTAGACGGCCAAAGAGTTTTAGGCGGACACGGTGATGGCGTGGATTTACAGCAAATTTCTATAGAAATGGTGGAGAGGATAGAAGTAGTAAAAGGCCCTGCCTCAGCCCTTTATGGAAGCGATGCTATCGGAGGAGTGGTCAATATTATTACTAAGTCCGCGCCGGAGGAGCTCACAGCTTCTGCTTCTATTTCCTTTGGCAGCCGCAAGACACAGGTTCACGAATTAAGCGGCGGCTTTAAAGAAGGTAATCTTGGAGGCTTTCTTGATTTTACTTACCGGACGTCCGACGGTGTGCATCC includes:
- the feoB gene encoding ferrous iron transport protein B, with translation MPKKLTIALAGNPNSGKTTVFNALTGSRQHVGNYPGVTVEKKEGVLKYKGYEINVVDLPGIYSLTAYSIDEIVTRNFIVEEKPDVVIDIIDTSNLERNLYLATQLMELNVPLVLAFNMADVAKRRGLEIDRKMLSKLLGCPIVFTVATKQNGIDELLEETLKLAETGISSEKVTVGYGREIREEIEKLENIFKEDKKLTEKYPLQWLALKLLEDDGEVAKRINKSPYAAQVLEQTEKSITHLKNIFGDNPEAVIAERRYGFISGACSEAVKRTYEVRHTISDWIDKVLVNRILGLPIFLGLAWLMFKFTFQVSEPLMGWVEAGQEWLGSLAGGLLPEASAVQSLVVDGVIGGVGSVLIFVPIIFLLFLAMALLEDSGYMARVAFIMDRLMHKIGLHGRSFIPMLLGFGCNLPAIMATRTINDRKDRLVTILVNPFMSCGARLPVYALFIGAFFPERIGGNVLFSLYILGMAVAVIMAKIFRKYLFKGPASPFVMELPPYRVPTLKGLIIHMWERGVVYLKKAGTVIFVGCVLVWFLSNFPWQPEYSKDYDALVEKAGSNQELISRIENEKAFEKMGKSYAGSIGRAVAPVFKPLGFDDWKLSVGLLGGFIAKEIVVGTLGTLHSVGEADEESTGLRQALQKQTRADGSKMYSPLVAYSVMVFVLLYLPCVAVLGVIRRETNSWRWPLFVVFYTTTLAWAAAFIVYQGGRMLGLG